A genomic segment from Micromonospora echinaurantiaca encodes:
- a CDS encoding lipopolysaccharide biosynthesis protein: protein MTLSLRGSVRQAAGSATMMYLSALAMSGVAILLSVALPPAERGLLVATTTSATIGVAVGGLSLETFLLAQGRQWLDETAGRRSLAIYTGTVPLTATLAWIFARYSEEANPGIAAVGAACIAASNIPAAAGLTLGQFLSVYRYRAAFAAIAPALYLVLIVAAVEDAELWLLAWLGCQALMAVALWTKHGLSLVRMARRPAPEQERLARLGLTHAGAVAQVFTYRFDQLALARHQGPDVLAVYSLAVAAIEFTQAGAVVAAQRTLGDHADGSAQRLQGVLRRALYLAVGMGLLVLVGLAAIGVLTSGYEAALLLGLILVARSVAVTFGKILSARLVNLGGERATAVIAAGTALAAVVGYSFTAPEFGAAGVAVISVGLFALHSTVTAVVLRKRSEPQVTAAPQADSSEPKVGNVV from the coding sequence ATGACCCTGTCGTTGCGTGGTTCGGTCCGGCAGGCCGCCGGCAGCGCCACCATGATGTACCTCTCCGCCCTGGCGATGTCCGGCGTCGCCATCCTGCTCAGCGTCGCGCTGCCACCGGCCGAGCGCGGTCTGCTGGTGGCGACGACGACCAGCGCCACCATCGGCGTCGCCGTCGGCGGGTTGTCGTTGGAGACGTTCCTGCTCGCCCAGGGCCGGCAGTGGCTGGACGAGACGGCCGGTCGCCGCAGTCTGGCGATCTACACCGGCACGGTGCCGCTGACCGCGACGTTGGCGTGGATCTTCGCGCGTTACTCGGAGGAGGCGAATCCGGGCATCGCCGCCGTCGGCGCCGCGTGCATCGCGGCGAGCAACATTCCGGCCGCGGCCGGGCTCACGCTGGGCCAGTTCCTGAGCGTCTACCGGTATCGCGCCGCGTTCGCCGCCATCGCGCCGGCGCTCTATCTCGTGCTGATCGTCGCCGCCGTCGAGGACGCGGAGTTGTGGCTGCTCGCCTGGCTCGGGTGCCAGGCGCTGATGGCGGTCGCGCTCTGGACGAAGCACGGGTTGTCGCTGGTCCGGATGGCTCGCCGGCCGGCGCCGGAGCAGGAGCGGCTCGCCCGGCTGGGCCTCACCCACGCGGGAGCGGTCGCCCAGGTCTTCACCTACCGTTTCGACCAGCTCGCGCTGGCCCGTCATCAGGGGCCCGACGTGCTCGCCGTGTACTCGCTGGCGGTGGCGGCGATCGAGTTCACCCAGGCCGGCGCGGTGGTGGCGGCCCAGCGGACCCTCGGGGACCATGCGGACGGCTCGGCCCAGCGGCTGCAGGGCGTGTTGCGGCGGGCGCTGTACCTCGCCGTCGGAATGGGGTTGCTGGTCCTCGTCGGGTTGGCCGCGATCGGGGTGCTGACCAGCGGATACGAGGCGGCGCTCCTGCTCGGCCTCATCCTGGTCGCGCGCAGCGTGGCGGTGACCTTCGGCAAGATCCTGAGCGCCCGGCTGGTCAACCTCGGTGGCGAACGCGCGACCGCCGTGATCGCGGCCGGCACCGCCCTGGCCGCGGTCGTGGGCTATTCGTTCACCGCCCCCGAGTTCGGCGCCGCCGGTGTCGCCGTCATCTCCGTCGGGCTGTTCGCGCTGCACAGCACAGTCACCGCCGTCGTGCTGCGCAAGCGGTCCGAGCCGCAGGTCACGGCAGCTCCCCAGGCGGATTCCAGCGAACCTAAGGTTGGCAACGTTGTCTGA
- a CDS encoding glycosyltransferase family 2 protein codes for MSDRVVAVILNWNCADDTIRCLRAVLGGSHVPDVIVVDNGSSDDSIGKLDRVAEPFTLLRLDRNLGYAGGMNAGIREAEARGADRVWLLNADAVPRPDALATLLRHADRFDVSTSLQTTSAAPDDPDAEPYVVAAMLPNGKVRPVRCAGCDQAAHEVDMVTGAALLLRLSSVTGVGLFDERFFHYKEEFDLVRRIADAGGRIGFVCASEVWHQRGASLSGSSPRARYYHHRNEVLYVWKHYPHPWRRLLIGEPIHYKNVANALFRIAAGGRARRRSSLAVLAGYWDGVRGIHGPTERF; via the coding sequence TTGTCTGACAGAGTCGTCGCAGTGATCCTCAACTGGAACTGCGCGGACGACACCATCCGGTGCCTCCGGGCCGTTCTCGGCGGCAGCCACGTGCCGGACGTCATCGTCGTCGACAACGGTTCGAGCGATGACTCGATCGGCAAGCTCGACCGGGTGGCCGAGCCGTTCACCCTGCTCCGGCTGGACCGCAACCTGGGCTACGCGGGCGGCATGAACGCGGGCATCCGCGAGGCGGAGGCCCGCGGCGCCGACCGGGTCTGGCTGCTCAACGCCGACGCGGTCCCCCGGCCGGACGCGCTGGCGACGCTGCTGCGGCACGCTGACCGCTTCGACGTGTCGACGTCGTTGCAGACGACCTCAGCGGCGCCGGACGATCCGGACGCCGAACCCTACGTCGTCGCCGCCATGCTGCCCAACGGCAAGGTCCGCCCGGTCCGGTGCGCCGGCTGCGACCAGGCGGCGCACGAGGTGGACATGGTCACCGGCGCGGCACTGCTCCTGCGGCTCTCCTCGGTCACCGGGGTCGGCCTGTTCGATGAACGGTTCTTCCACTACAAGGAGGAGTTCGACCTCGTCCGGCGGATCGCCGACGCGGGCGGCCGGATCGGGTTCGTGTGCGCTTCCGAGGTGTGGCACCAGCGGGGTGCCAGCCTCAGCGGGTCCAGTCCTCGGGCCCGCTACTACCACCACCGCAACGAGGTGCTGTACGTGTGGAAGCACTACCCCCACCCGTGGCGGCGGCTGCTGATCGGTGAGCCGATCCACTACAAGAACGTGGCGAACGCCCTGTTCCGGATCGCCGCCGGTGGCCGGGCGCGCAGACGGAGCTCGCTGGCGGTGCTGGCCGGCTACTGGGACGGCGTACGGGGCATCCACGGCCCCACCGAGAGGTTCTAG